One window of the Salvia miltiorrhiza cultivar Shanhuang (shh) chromosome 6, IMPLAD_Smil_shh, whole genome shotgun sequence genome contains the following:
- the LOC130988657 gene encoding stress-induced protein KIN2-like → MDNSQSASYRAGEAKGQAQEKGSQLMDKASSAAQSAKESVQEAGQQLQAKAQGAVDAVKDATGLNK, encoded by the exons ATGGATAACTCACAGAGCGCGAGCTACAGAGCCGGCGAGGCCAAGGGCCAAGCCCAGGAAAAGGGCAGCCAGCTCATGGACAAGGCCAGCAGTGCTGCACAATCTGCTAAGGAATCAGTTCAGGAG GCTGGACAACAGCTGCAGGCCAAGGCACAAGGAGCAGTTGATGCTGTCAAAGATGCAACTGGCCTCAACAAATGA
- the LOC130988658 gene encoding zinc finger protein CONSTANS-LIKE 2-like isoform X1 yields MVGPTSTNHSHENTKQLFSHPLTPYHVDSPSSHSPPLLDSPSLNSHTITEQSKKLKKKKAEQSKTLMLKFETEAGGDATNTWGRTCDACRSAASAVYCRADEAYLCAACDARIHHAASLHERVWVCESCERAPAALLCKADSASLCAACDADIHSANPLSRRHHRVPVQPIPYGPEGDDDEDEAASWLLLNPIKNGEEARPPPFVGELDEYLDLNLDEFSELSEGYSYSEQQDVYGVSQSSYGGGDSIVPVDYQKGKNHHCFPLGLEAGYTYPASMSHSVSISSTDMGIVPESRNEASVSHTQTRPPKGSIDLFSATQLSQMEREARVMRYREKKKTRKFEKTIRYASRKAYAETRPRIKGRFAKRKLDPIFSSQPLMADNSYGVVPSF; encoded by the exons ATGGTGGGACCCACCTCGACGAATCATAGCCACGAAAATACTAAACAACTTTTTTCTCACCCACTAACTCCCTACCACGTGGACTCTCCCAGCTCTCACTCGCCACCATTACTTGACTCCCCCTCTCTCAACTCTCACACCATAACAGAGCAATCcaaaaaactaaagaaaaagaaagcagAGCAATCAAAAACTCTGATGCTCAAGTTCGAAACGGAAGCCGGCGGCGACGCCACCAACACCTGGGGCCGCACCTGCGACGCCTGCcgctccgccgcctccgccgtctACTGCCGGGCGGACGAGGCCTACCTCTGCGCCGCATGCGACGCTCGCATCCACCACGCGGCCTCGCTCCACGAGCGCGTGTGGGTGTGCGAGTCCTGCGAGAGGGCCCCGGCGGCGCTCCTCTGCAAGGCCGACTCGGCCTCCCTCTGCGCCGCCTGCGACGCCGACATCCACTCCGCCAATCCCCTCTCCCGCCGCCACCACCGCGTCCCTGTCCAGCCGATCCCCTACGGCCCCGAAGGAGACGACGACGAAGACGAAGCAGCATCGTGGCTGCTGCTGAACCCGATCAAGAATGGCGAGGAGGCGCGGCCGCCGCCGTTTGTGGGGGAACTGGACGAGTATTTGGATTTGAATCTTGACGAGTTCAGTGAGTTGAGTGAGGGATACTCATACAGTGAGCAGCAGGATGTTTACGGTGTCTCTCAGAGCAGCTATGGCGGCGGCGACAGCATCGTTCCCGTTGATTATCAAAAGGGAAAGAATCACCATTGTTTTCCGCTGGGATTGGAAGCTGGCTATACTTATCCTGCATCCATGTCTCATAGT GTGTCAATCTCATCGACGGACATGGGAATAGTCCCGGAATCGAGAAACGAAGCATCGGTCTCCCACACACAGACACGACCTCCAAAAGGCAGCATCGACCTATTCTCGGCGACTCAACTGAGCCAGATGGAGCGGGAGGCGAGGGTGATGAGGTACAGGGAGAAGAAGAAAACCAGAAAGTTCGAGAAGACGATTAGGTACGCATCGAGGAAGGCGTACGCGGAGACGAGGCCCAGAATCAAAGGGCGTTTCGCCAAGAGGAAACTTGATCCCATCTTCTCTTCTCAACCTCTCATGGCGGACAACTCCTACGGCGTCGTCCCCTCCTTTTGA
- the LOC130988658 gene encoding zinc finger protein CONSTANS-LIKE 2-like isoform X2, whose amino-acid sequence MLKFETEAGGDATNTWGRTCDACRSAASAVYCRADEAYLCAACDARIHHAASLHERVWVCESCERAPAALLCKADSASLCAACDADIHSANPLSRRHHRVPVQPIPYGPEGDDDEDEAASWLLLNPIKNGEEARPPPFVGELDEYLDLNLDEFSELSEGYSYSEQQDVYDSIVPVDYQKGKNHHCFPLGLEAGYTYPASMSHSVSISSTDMGIVPESRNEASVSHTQTRPPKGSIDLFSATQLSQMEREARVMRYREKKKTRKFEKTIRYASRKAYAETRPRIKGRFAKRKLDPIFSSQPLMADNSYGVVPSF is encoded by the exons ATGCTCAAGTTCGAAACGGAAGCCGGCGGCGACGCCACCAACACCTGGGGCCGCACCTGCGACGCCTGCcgctccgccgcctccgccgtctACTGCCGGGCGGACGAGGCCTACCTCTGCGCCGCATGCGACGCTCGCATCCACCACGCGGCCTCGCTCCACGAGCGCGTGTGGGTGTGCGAGTCCTGCGAGAGGGCCCCGGCGGCGCTCCTCTGCAAGGCCGACTCGGCCTCCCTCTGCGCCGCCTGCGACGCCGACATCCACTCCGCCAATCCCCTCTCCCGCCGCCACCACCGCGTCCCTGTCCAGCCGATCCCCTACGGCCCCGAAGGAGACGACGACGAAGACGAAGCAGCATCGTGGCTGCTGCTGAACCCGATCAAGAATGGCGAGGAGGCGCGGCCGCCGCCGTTTGTGGGGGAACTGGACGAGTATTTGGATTTGAATCTTGACGAGTTCAGTGAGTTGAGTGAGGGATACTCATACAGTGAGCAGCAGGATGTTTA CGACAGCATCGTTCCCGTTGATTATCAAAAGGGAAAGAATCACCATTGTTTTCCGCTGGGATTGGAAGCTGGCTATACTTATCCTGCATCCATGTCTCATAGT GTGTCAATCTCATCGACGGACATGGGAATAGTCCCGGAATCGAGAAACGAAGCATCGGTCTCCCACACACAGACACGACCTCCAAAAGGCAGCATCGACCTATTCTCGGCGACTCAACTGAGCCAGATGGAGCGGGAGGCGAGGGTGATGAGGTACAGGGAGAAGAAGAAAACCAGAAAGTTCGAGAAGACGATTAGGTACGCATCGAGGAAGGCGTACGCGGAGACGAGGCCCAGAATCAAAGGGCGTTTCGCCAAGAGGAAACTTGATCCCATCTTCTCTTCTCAACCTCTCATGGCGGACAACTCCTACGGCGTCGTCCCCTCCTTTTGA